The following proteins come from a genomic window of Sphaerisporangium rubeum:
- a CDS encoding ABC transporter ATP-binding protein: protein MSLTVNDLQVYYRTLKGDVKALDGVTFSVRDDEILGLAGESGCGKTTLGKSLIRMDGRMKHVGGTVELDGETLPIGDDARMNAFRFHHVSLIPQYSMSAMNPTRKIGKMVAELVRSRGARLDRDELLSRLDQVELSHEVLDRYPIELSGGMKQRMVMVISTLLNPSLLIADEITSALDVSTQKAVAKALVGFRRSGFVKSMIFITHDISLTYQIADTIMVMYAGRLAEKAPARTIVNAPKHPYTQLLINSLPEVGVRYADKKLTGIPGSPPSLLDPPSGCRFRDRCPLAFAKCAEEEPPVTELEPDHFVACWKA from the coding sequence ATGAGCCTCACGGTCAACGACCTCCAGGTCTACTACCGGACCCTGAAAGGCGACGTGAAGGCGCTGGACGGCGTCACGTTCTCCGTCAGGGACGACGAGATCCTCGGTCTCGCCGGCGAGTCCGGGTGCGGCAAGACCACGCTCGGCAAGAGCCTGATCCGCATGGACGGCCGCATGAAGCACGTCGGCGGCACCGTCGAGCTGGACGGCGAGACGCTTCCCATCGGCGACGACGCGCGCATGAACGCCTTCCGCTTCCACCACGTCTCGCTCATCCCGCAGTACTCGATGAGCGCCATGAACCCTACCCGCAAGATCGGCAAGATGGTGGCGGAGCTGGTCAGGTCGCGCGGCGCCAGGCTGGACCGCGACGAGCTGCTGTCCCGCCTGGATCAGGTGGAGCTGTCGCACGAGGTGCTCGACCGGTACCCGATCGAGCTGTCCGGCGGCATGAAGCAGCGCATGGTCATGGTCATCTCGACCCTGCTCAACCCGTCGCTGCTCATCGCGGACGAGATCACCTCGGCGCTGGACGTGTCCACGCAGAAGGCCGTCGCCAAGGCGCTGGTCGGCTTCCGCCGGTCGGGCTTCGTCAAGAGCATGATCTTCATCACGCACGACATCTCGCTGACGTACCAGATCGCCGACACGATCATGGTGATGTACGCCGGCCGGCTCGCCGAGAAGGCCCCCGCGAGGACCATCGTCAACGCACCGAAACACCCCTACACCCAGCTCCTCATCAACTCGCTCCCCGAGGTCGGCGTCCGCTACGCCGACAAGAAGCTGACCGGCATCCCCGGCAGCCCCCCCTCGCTGCTCGACCCCCCCTCCGGCTGCCGGTTCCGCGACCGGTGCCCCCTCGCGTTCGCCAAGTGCGCCGAGGAGGAACCGCCGGTGACAGAGCTCGAACCCGACCACTTCGTCGCCTGCTGGAAGGCATGA
- a CDS encoding ATP-binding cassette domain-containing protein, producing MLVLDDVTKVYKVGAFGGKTMTAVGGVSFDVRPGEVVSLIGESGSGKSTIGRMILGLTPVTSGTISFDGTPVKPGKDYYRHVQGVFQDPFSSYNPVFKADRVFGMIKEQYHPADKAWDQRVEEALTSVRLNPGQVLNKYPHQLSGGQLQRLLIARALLLDLKLLVADEITSMLDASTRIDVLNLLADLKTRGLGVLYITHDLSLGNYLAERTVVLRRGAIVETGLTGKVFGDPLHPYTRQLLSAVPRLHASWEDAAAVDTCLYHASGATGALHEAEEGHLVACARLPSCPAA from the coding sequence ATGCTCGTACTCGATGACGTCACGAAGGTCTACAAAGTAGGCGCCTTCGGTGGCAAGACGATGACGGCCGTCGGCGGGGTCAGCTTCGACGTACGGCCCGGTGAGGTCGTGTCCCTGATCGGGGAGAGCGGCAGCGGCAAGAGCACCATCGGCCGCATGATCCTCGGCCTCACCCCCGTCACGTCCGGCACCATCTCCTTCGACGGCACCCCCGTGAAACCCGGCAAGGACTACTACCGGCACGTCCAAGGGGTGTTCCAGGACCCGTTCAGCTCCTACAACCCGGTGTTCAAGGCCGACCGGGTCTTCGGCATGATCAAGGAGCAGTACCACCCGGCCGACAAGGCGTGGGACCAGCGCGTCGAGGAGGCCCTCACCTCGGTCCGGCTCAACCCCGGCCAGGTCCTGAACAAGTACCCCCACCAGCTCAGCGGCGGCCAGCTCCAGCGTCTCCTCATCGCCAGAGCGCTGCTGCTCGACCTCAAGCTCCTGGTCGCCGACGAGATCACCAGCATGCTCGACGCCTCCACCCGCATCGACGTGCTCAACCTGCTGGCCGACCTCAAGACCCGCGGCCTCGGCGTCCTGTACATCACCCACGACCTGTCCCTCGGCAACTACCTGGCCGAACGCACCGTCGTCCTGCGCCGCGGCGCCATCGTCGAGACGGGGCTCACCGGCAAGGTCTTCGGCGACCCCCTGCACCCCTACACCCGCCAGTTGCTGTCCGCCGTCCCCCGCCTGCACGCCTCCTGGGAGGACGCCGCCGCCGTGGACACGTGCCTGTACCACGCGAGCGGCGCCACCGGCGCGCTGCACGAAGCCGAGGAAGGTCATCTCGTGGCGTGCGCACGCCTTCCGTCCTGTCCCGCGGCCTGA
- a CDS encoding class I adenylate-forming enzyme family protein gives MHDDPPFPYPVLESLRKAPGDIAFEHGDRLVSRGELLDLIERLAAALRDKGLGPGRGVALYTGVSPEGFAAHMAAHLLGCRVLCVRPGLTPRLLAHVLGMEVDAVVADASTATPDLFTAAGPAAVLSLGPVEGAADLLTCTDRVTECMGRMDDVALLTFTSGSTGVPKGCAFTYRGLAAHWSWNPRNWTPMAAVVAASFERFAVFGTLAASVILDYVVLCVLGGGTAVIPVDDGRPLYPYAIERHRLTGTVMAAPRLCQMLDVLREEKADTSSLRVVMVGGSPITPHRLAEAVERLGPVVYHGYGMTEGSLISMLTPADLARFPNATASAGLAHPAVEISVRDEQGRDLPTGHTGELYVRSPYLMTSYWNQPEETREVLHDGWLRTRDLGHLDTDGLLYLSGRIRDVILVHASVVYAGPIERLLATHPTVAEAYVTAAPDDRTGEAVHAFIVPVPGRTPDPAALTTLVRAELGADSVPKTITTVTDVPVAPSGKPDKRALLAQYGPEALGSL, from the coding sequence ATGCACGACGACCCGCCGTTCCCGTACCCCGTCCTCGAGTCACTGCGGAAGGCACCCGGCGACATCGCCTTCGAGCACGGGGACCGGCTGGTCTCACGCGGCGAGCTGCTCGACCTGATCGAACGCCTCGCCGCCGCGCTGCGCGACAAGGGTCTCGGCCCGGGTCGCGGCGTCGCACTGTACACCGGCGTCTCGCCGGAGGGGTTCGCCGCACACATGGCCGCGCACCTCTTAGGCTGTCGCGTCCTTTGTGTACGTCCCGGGCTCACCCCTCGCCTGCTCGCGCACGTCCTCGGCATGGAGGTCGACGCCGTCGTCGCCGACGCCTCGACCGCCACCCCGGACCTGTTCACCGCCGCCGGTCCCGCCGCGGTGCTGTCGCTCGGCCCCGTCGAAGGCGCGGCCGACCTGCTGACGTGCACCGACCGCGTCACCGAGTGCATGGGCCGCATGGACGACGTGGCACTGCTGACCTTCACCAGCGGCAGCACCGGCGTCCCCAAAGGCTGCGCGTTCACCTACCGCGGCCTGGCCGCGCACTGGTCGTGGAACCCCCGCAACTGGACCCCGATGGCCGCAGTCGTCGCCGCGTCCTTCGAGCGCTTCGCGGTGTTCGGCACCCTGGCCGCCTCGGTGATCCTCGACTATGTGGTGCTGTGCGTCCTCGGCGGCGGCACCGCCGTGATCCCGGTCGACGACGGCCGTCCCCTGTACCCGTACGCCATCGAACGCCACCGCCTCACCGGCACCGTCATGGCCGCACCCCGCCTGTGCCAGATGCTCGACGTGCTCCGCGAGGAGAAAGCCGACACCAGCAGCCTGCGCGTCGTCATGGTCGGCGGATCCCCGATCACCCCACACCGCCTCGCCGAGGCCGTGGAACGCCTCGGCCCCGTCGTCTACCACGGCTACGGCATGACCGAAGGCAGCCTCATCTCCATGCTCACCCCCGCCGACCTCGCGCGTTTCCCCAACGCCACCGCCTCCGCCGGCCTCGCGCACCCCGCCGTCGAGATCAGCGTCCGCGACGAGCAAGGCCGCGACCTCCCCACCGGCCACACCGGCGAACTGTACGTCCGCAGCCCCTACCTCATGACGTCCTACTGGAACCAGCCGGAGGAGACCCGGGAGGTCCTCCACGACGGCTGGCTCCGCACCCGCGACCTCGGCCACCTCGACACCGACGGCCTCCTCTACCTCTCCGGCCGCATCAGAGACGTCATCCTCGTCCACGCCTCCGTCGTCTACGCCGGCCCCATCGAACGCCTCCTCGCCACCCACCCCACCGTGGCAGAGGCGTACGTCACCGCGGCCCCCGACGACCGCACCGGCGAAGCCGTCCACGCCTTCATCGTCCCCGTCCCCGGCCGGACCCCCGACCCCGCCGCCTTGACCACTCTGGTCCGCGCCGAACTCGGCGCCGACTCCGTCCCCAAGACCATCACGACCGTCACCGACGTCCCGGTGGCCCCCAGCGGCAAACCCGACAAACGCGCGCTACTGGCACAGTACGGCCCAGAGGCGCTCGGCAGTCTCTGA
- a CDS encoding amidohydrolase family protein yields the protein MNLLGCVAGLRLVDHHCHGVVGDDVGRAEFESLLTEAGEVAVGTTVFDSLAGLAVRRWCAPVLGLAAHVSADEYVARRGEVGGVEVNRRFLRAAGVAELCVDTGYGGGRLLSPARMGEVAEARAHEIVRLEQVAEEVAAERPSPEEFGDAVRARLTERAEHAVGVKSVAAYRAGLALPAARPSGAEVTAAARRWLYSINDDAAPRLADMTLHAFLAWCGVDLGLPVQFHVGYGDADADLGRGDPLLLTGWLRATAAAGTPVMLLHNYPFHRNAAYLAQVFPHVYVDVGLATHNAGYRAAAVIAETLELAPFGKFLFSSDGFGLPELHYLGALWFRRGLDAFLRPGVDAGEWTYGDAERIAYLTGAGNARRVYRLDQV from the coding sequence ATGAACTTGCTCGGGTGCGTGGCGGGGCTTCGGCTGGTGGATCACCACTGTCACGGGGTGGTGGGGGACGATGTGGGTCGTGCGGAGTTCGAGTCGCTGTTGACCGAGGCGGGTGAGGTGGCGGTGGGGACCACGGTGTTCGACTCGTTGGCGGGGCTGGCGGTGCGGCGGTGGTGTGCGCCGGTGCTGGGGCTGGCGGCGCATGTGTCCGCTGATGAGTACGTGGCGCGGCGGGGGGAGGTGGGGGGTGTCGAGGTGAATCGGCGGTTTCTGCGGGCCGCGGGGGTGGCGGAGCTGTGTGTGGACACCGGGTACGGGGGTGGACGGTTGCTTTCGCCGGCGCGGATGGGGGAGGTCGCGGAAGCACGAGCGCATGAGATCGTGCGGCTTGAGCAGGTGGCGGAGGAGGTGGCGGCGGAGCGGCCGTCGCCGGAGGAGTTCGGGGACGCGGTGCGTGCTCGGCTGACGGAGCGAGCCGAGCACGCGGTCGGGGTGAAGTCGGTGGCCGCTTATCGGGCCGGGCTGGCGTTGCCGGCCGCACGACCGTCCGGTGCGGAGGTGACGGCGGCGGCGCGGCGTTGGCTGTACTCGATCAATGACGACGCGGCGCCTCGGCTCGCCGACATGACGTTGCACGCGTTTCTCGCCTGGTGCGGGGTGGATCTCGGGCTGCCGGTGCAGTTCCACGTGGGGTACGGGGACGCGGACGCCGACCTCGGCCGCGGTGACCCGCTGCTGCTGACCGGCTGGTTGCGTGCCACGGCGGCGGCCGGTACGCCGGTCATGCTCCTGCACAATTACCCGTTCCACCGGAACGCCGCCTACCTGGCGCAGGTTTTCCCGCACGTGTATGTGGACGTCGGGCTCGCCACGCACAACGCGGGGTACCGGGCCGCCGCGGTGATCGCGGAGACGCTGGAGCTCGCGCCGTTCGGTAAGTTCCTGTTCTCCTCTGACGGGTTCGGGCTGCCTGAGCTGCATTATCTCGGCGCGTTGTGGTTCAGGCGCGGGCTGGACGCGTTCCTGCGGCCGGGGGTCGATGCGGGTGAGTGGACGTACGGCGACGCCGAGCGGATCGCGTACCTGACCGGCGCGGGGAACGCGAGGCGGGTGTACCGGCTCGACCAGGTCTGA
- a CDS encoding glutamine synthetase family protein, with protein MDRPERDRRATPAPMDHQERDERTEPAAMDRQERGQRAEPAGLDRPERDRRAALARDKARDLAAKGVTGVAVTWVDTSGITRVKAVPLDRLPHAAAWGIGASPVFDTFLLDDSTVQGRFAGGPVGDLRLHPDLDRLTPLAALPGWAWSPADRYDQHGDPHPLDARHLLRREVSKLAADGLTVRAAFEVEWAASIGDGDDFTPACTGPAYGMTRLTERADYLRDIMEAVTAAGIEVRQIHPEYAAGQYEISVAKDTPIAAADTTILVRETIRAISLDHGLRASFSPKVLADGVGNGGHVHLSLWRDDTNLMTAGEGPHGLTKEAESFTAGILTHLPALLAIGAPSVASYLRLIPSHWAGAYACWGLENREAALRLITGAEGEHHTAANIEIKCIDQSANPHLILAALLATAQTGLKETTPLPPPVTTDPATLDDQPRLPTTLDAALRSFEADPVLTEAFGEAVIDTITTVRRGEIALFADATPEQIASRTRWRH; from the coding sequence ATGGACCGACCAGAACGCGACCGCCGCGCCACACCGGCCCCCATGGACCACCAGGAACGCGACGAACGCACAGAACCGGCCGCCATGGACCGTCAGGAACGCGGCCAACGCGCCGAGCCGGCCGGCCTGGACCGACCAGAACGTGACCGCCGCGCCGCGCTGGCCCGCGACAAGGCCCGTGACCTCGCCGCCAAAGGCGTCACCGGCGTGGCCGTCACCTGGGTCGACACCAGCGGCATCACCCGCGTCAAAGCCGTCCCCTTGGACCGCCTCCCGCACGCCGCCGCCTGGGGCATCGGCGCGTCCCCGGTCTTCGACACCTTCCTGCTCGACGACTCCACCGTCCAGGGCCGCTTCGCCGGCGGCCCCGTAGGCGACCTGCGCCTCCACCCCGACCTCGACCGCCTCACCCCGCTGGCGGCCCTCCCCGGCTGGGCCTGGTCCCCCGCCGACCGCTACGACCAGCACGGCGACCCCCACCCCCTGGACGCACGCCACCTGCTCCGCCGCGAAGTGAGCAAACTCGCCGCCGACGGCCTCACCGTACGCGCCGCCTTCGAGGTCGAATGGGCCGCCTCCATAGGGGACGGCGACGACTTCACCCCCGCCTGCACCGGCCCCGCGTACGGCATGACCCGCCTCACCGAACGCGCCGACTACCTGCGCGACATCATGGAAGCCGTAACGGCCGCTGGCATTGAAGTACGGCAGATCCACCCCGAATACGCCGCCGGCCAGTACGAGATCTCCGTAGCCAAAGACACCCCCATAGCCGCCGCCGACACCACCATTTTGGTCCGAGAAACCATCCGCGCCATAAGCCTCGACCACGGCCTCCGCGCCTCGTTCTCCCCCAAGGTCCTCGCGGACGGCGTAGGAAATGGCGGCCATGTGCACCTGAGTCTGTGGCGCGACGACACCAACCTGATGACCGCCGGCGAAGGCCCCCACGGCCTGACCAAAGAAGCCGAATCCTTCACCGCCGGCATCCTCACCCACCTCCCCGCACTCCTCGCCATAGGTGCCCCCTCAGTAGCGAGCTATCTCCGCCTCATCCCCTCCCACTGGGCCGGCGCCTACGCCTGCTGGGGCCTGGAGAACCGCGAAGCCGCCCTACGCCTCATAACCGGCGCAGAAGGCGAACACCACACCGCCGCCAACATAGAAATCAAATGCATAGACCAATCCGCTAACCCCCACCTGATCCTCGCCGCCCTCCTCGCCACCGCACAAACCGGCCTCAAAGAGACGACCCCCCTCCCCCCTCCCGTGACCACCGACCCGGCCACCCTCGACGACCAGCCCCGCCTCCCGACCACCCTGGACGCCGCACTCCGATCGTTCGAAGCCGACCCCGTCCTGACCGAAGCCTTCGGCGAAGCCGTCATCGACACCATCACGACCGTTCGCCGCGGCGAAATCGCCTTGTTCGCCGACGCCACCCCCGAGCAGATCGCGTCCCGCACCCGCTGGCGGCATTGA
- a CDS encoding MazG nucleotide pyrophosphohydrolase domain-containing protein has translation MLQLGADPGLNAIQDYVQKLEEERGFTGNSVQQTALLLGEEIGELFKALRKQQKMAMDSKSNVGTVEEELADILIYLCALSNRLGINLETAFRDKEEINKLRTWSTGA, from the coding sequence ATGTTGCAGTTGGGGGCCGACCCGGGACTCAATGCGATTCAGGACTATGTCCAAAAGCTGGAAGAAGAGCGCGGCTTCACGGGAAACAGCGTACAGCAAACCGCGCTGCTGCTCGGCGAGGAGATCGGCGAGCTGTTCAAGGCCCTGCGTAAGCAGCAGAAAATGGCTATGGACAGCAAGTCCAACGTCGGTACGGTCGAAGAGGAACTGGCCGATATTCTCATCTACCTGTGTGCGCTTTCCAACAGACTGGGCATAAACCTGGAAACCGCCTTCAGAGACAAGGAGGAGATTAATAAGCTGCGTACTTGGAGCACCGGTGCGTAG
- a CDS encoding dTMP kinase gives MSGPTGLFVAVDGPKHAGKTSVLPLVVQLLRQRRYSVLLTKEPTPAFDLTNEERHNGLALAELLAADRAQHLRQIIVPALGTEDVVITDRYIASSMHFQVQDGLSFDQVRQLNADFILPDINIFMMADESSLDSRRSRRGVLTRFDGVGDFAGEVSSWRVVKGHMASCGVQVVIIQNNDDVAPEQTAYTMAKVIMERLEEVGNGRPESTSY, from the coding sequence ATGAGTGGGCCAACGGGCTTGTTCGTCGCTGTGGACGGTCCAAAGCATGCCGGTAAGACATCGGTACTTCCATTGGTGGTCCAGCTCCTACGTCAGCGACGGTACTCGGTCTTGCTCACCAAGGAGCCGACTCCCGCTTTTGATCTGACGAACGAAGAGCGGCACAACGGTCTGGCCCTGGCGGAGCTGCTGGCTGCTGACCGAGCCCAGCACCTCAGGCAAATCATTGTTCCTGCGCTTGGTACAGAAGACGTGGTGATCACTGATCGTTACATCGCTTCATCTATGCATTTTCAGGTGCAGGATGGCTTGTCATTCGATCAAGTGCGGCAGTTGAACGCAGATTTTATATTACCGGATATCAACATATTTATGATGGCGGACGAATCCAGCCTGGATTCACGTCGTAGCCGCCGAGGCGTCCTGACGCGATTCGACGGTGTTGGCGACTTTGCCGGGGAGGTCAGCTCATGGCGAGTCGTAAAAGGTCACATGGCGAGCTGTGGTGTGCAGGTGGTCATCATACAGAACAACGACGACGTCGCTCCTGAGCAGACCGCGTACACCATGGCCAAGGTGATAATGGAGCGGTTGGAGGAGGTAGGGAATGGGCGGCCCGAGTCCACTTCCTATTGA
- a CDS encoding radical SAM protein yields MTEGLLPDLHFDDDDQCYKTDDELGVEDLVASMDRPLSATYQLTRECNLRCTYCSEPPGISSSSLDQHKEKIDKLVGMRRIILSGGEPMDSPYFWEILEYVQRKFELIVLSTNATRIGREEALRLKSMVDYVDVTVDGPRRQHNRIRGQYDAVVDGLMHLRLARIPLSVICVYMPEEKLDGSNLLKTPRPGNRDVIHYICQQGDMLGAKKVKILTPIPKGRSAGFFEDFATGPELEELADFLTAEKKKNGWKVRIVISDWMKIGQGHAWLIEPDGRVIASPVWDQANCLERIGDLSDQSSAELWRRYPYKQQHLAKYLERTLIVR; encoded by the coding sequence ATGACGGAAGGATTATTACCAGACCTGCACTTCGATGATGATGACCAGTGTTACAAGACGGACGATGAGCTCGGCGTCGAAGATCTCGTCGCGTCGATGGACCGACCGTTGAGTGCGACCTACCAACTGACGCGGGAGTGTAATCTCCGTTGCACCTACTGCTCCGAGCCCCCGGGAATCAGCAGTAGCTCACTCGACCAGCACAAAGAGAAGATCGATAAGCTCGTCGGCATGCGTCGCATAATTTTGTCCGGCGGTGAGCCGATGGACTCTCCATACTTCTGGGAGATACTGGAGTATGTCCAGAGGAAGTTCGAGCTGATCGTTCTTTCTACTAATGCGACACGCATAGGCCGGGAAGAGGCTTTACGCCTCAAAAGTATGGTCGATTACGTCGACGTTACCGTGGATGGCCCCCGGCGGCAGCATAACCGGATTCGTGGCCAGTACGACGCCGTTGTCGACGGTCTTATGCATCTTCGCCTCGCCAGGATACCGCTGTCCGTGATCTGTGTATACATGCCTGAAGAAAAACTCGACGGGTCCAACCTTCTCAAGACACCCCGGCCAGGCAACCGTGATGTCATACATTACATTTGTCAGCAGGGCGATATGCTCGGTGCCAAGAAGGTGAAGATACTCACTCCGATCCCCAAGGGCCGGAGTGCCGGTTTCTTCGAGGATTTCGCCACTGGACCGGAGTTGGAAGAGCTCGCCGATTTCCTTACGGCCGAGAAGAAGAAGAACGGCTGGAAGGTCCGTATAGTGATCTCGGATTGGATGAAGATCGGCCAAGGTCACGCGTGGCTTATCGAGCCCGACGGTCGAGTGATCGCATCACCTGTTTGGGATCAGGCGAACTGCTTGGAGCGCATAGGCGATCTTTCTGATCAGAGCAGCGCCGAACTGTGGAGACGCTACCCTTACAAGCAACAGCACCTCGCCAAGTATCTGGAGCGCACGTTGATCGTGCGGTAG
- a CDS encoding TIGR02679 family protein has product MSGPTRHHLPEKTRKYLADACLAPLWAAVCTKLERGRLAVTGTVLVTLDERGADRLSGLLGKSFSAGRIRVPLNELDLALRSSPAAAGLVTVVGQLTEGDLVDRVAARETARASWAGIWAALDAALSVAGVVDADWAPAFTEGVRRSGLLTRAGVEAATVAVAQFSAVLAECTASSALFAAADTTQSSWELAELAGRCAGDAHALDDGRLASSLMLRAAAAASGVPAPVSAEERRNLWARLGVTTDLLSSSVLSWYLRPPGPDPWSEMMRVRAGLKLVTHLSLYELRGAAKDKHLSVPGTHVFACENPQILQAAARTEVPVPLICFAGNPSVAALTTLRRLIDGGVTVHYHGDFDWPGVAITARLLTIGAKPWRMSADDYSNAVTTRPPDMVLPLTGTPAPTPWEPALADVMSRRNIAIHEETVLPTLLNDLRLHVTWSGESATRT; this is encoded by the coding sequence ATGAGCGGACCGACACGGCATCACCTGCCAGAGAAGACTCGAAAATATCTCGCCGACGCCTGCCTCGCACCGCTGTGGGCCGCGGTATGCACCAAGCTAGAACGCGGCAGGCTGGCCGTGACAGGCACCGTTCTCGTCACGTTGGACGAGCGCGGGGCCGACAGGCTTTCCGGCTTGCTCGGCAAGTCATTCTCCGCCGGACGGATCCGCGTCCCCCTCAACGAGCTCGACCTTGCCTTGCGATCATCTCCTGCCGCCGCCGGCCTGGTGACGGTCGTCGGACAGCTCACCGAAGGCGATCTCGTCGACCGCGTGGCGGCCAGAGAGACAGCGCGCGCCTCCTGGGCCGGCATCTGGGCCGCGTTGGACGCCGCTCTATCCGTGGCCGGAGTCGTGGACGCGGACTGGGCTCCGGCGTTCACCGAGGGGGTACGCCGCTCTGGACTGCTGACTCGGGCCGGTGTCGAAGCCGCCACGGTAGCGGTCGCGCAGTTCTCGGCCGTTCTGGCCGAATGCACGGCGTCGAGCGCGCTCTTCGCTGCGGCCGACACGACTCAGTCAAGCTGGGAACTGGCCGAGCTGGCCGGACGATGCGCCGGCGACGCACATGCCCTTGACGACGGACGCCTCGCGAGTTCGCTGATGCTCCGCGCAGCAGCCGCCGCCTCTGGCGTCCCCGCACCCGTGTCGGCTGAGGAACGCCGCAACCTATGGGCACGGCTCGGGGTGACGACGGATCTGCTGTCCAGCAGCGTGCTCAGCTGGTACCTGCGGCCACCTGGCCCCGACCCCTGGTCGGAGATGATGCGCGTTCGCGCCGGTCTGAAGCTCGTGACCCATCTGAGCCTGTACGAACTTCGCGGCGCCGCGAAGGACAAGCACCTGTCCGTCCCAGGGACACACGTCTTCGCCTGCGAGAACCCCCAGATCCTCCAGGCAGCCGCGCGGACCGAGGTGCCGGTCCCGCTGATCTGCTTCGCGGGTAACCCATCCGTAGCGGCCTTGACGACACTGCGACGACTCATCGACGGCGGCGTGACCGTGCACTACCACGGTGATTTCGACTGGCCTGGAGTCGCCATCACGGCACGCCTGCTCACGATCGGCGCGAAGCCATGGCGGATGAGCGCCGACGACTATTCGAACGCCGTGACCACCCGTCCACCGGACATGGTGCTCCCCTTGACCGGCACACCGGCCCCCACCCCCTGGGAGCCCGCTCTCGCGGATGTCATGAGCCGCCGGAACATCGCCATTCACGAGGAGACCGTTCTGCCGACGCTCCTCAACGACTTGCGCCTTCACGTCACCTGGAGCGGGGAGTCAGCGACCCGCACGTGA